A window of the Halichoerus grypus chromosome 2, mHalGry1.hap1.1, whole genome shotgun sequence genome harbors these coding sequences:
- the RAI14 gene encoding ankycorbin isoform X4: MNASGSSFSLNAQPKALTVLGKQLYIMQDGNIPLLLAVQNGHSEVCRFLLDHGADVNSRDKNGRTALMLACEISSSNIVEALIKKGADLNLVDSLGHNALHYSKLSENAGIQSLLLSKISQDSDLKTPTKPKQHDQVSKLSSERSGTPKKRKAPPPPISPTQLSDVSSPRSITSTPLSGKESVFFAEPPFKQAEISSIRENKDRLSDSTTGADSLLDISSEADQQDLLVLLQAKVASLTLHNKELQDKLQAKSPKEAEADLSFESYHSTQTDLVPPLGKPSDTSPPDSKSSPPVLPHSSSKSTCDSDGRIQQLQEILQDLQKRLESSEVEKQQLRAELQSRRAESVCVNSAEISENGSDLSQKLKETQSKYEEAMKEVLNVQKQMKLGLVSPESVDSYSRLQELRITEEEIDVLKQDLQNAVEESERNKEKVRELEEKLVEREKGMVIKPPVEEYEEMKSSYCSVIENMNKEKAFLFEKYQEAQEEIMKLKDALKSQATQEAGDEAGDMKEAMNRMIDELNKQVSELSQLYKEAQAELEDYRKRKSLEDVTADYIHKAEHEKLLQVTNVSRAKAEEALSEMKSQYSKVLHELTQLKQLVDAQKENSVSITEHLQVITTLRATAKEMEEKISSLKEHLASKEGEVARLEKQLLEEKAAMTDAMVPRSAYAKLQSSLEGEMSVLASKLKDSVKEKEKAHSELTQIRSEVSQMKREKENIQALLKAKEQEANELRQQFQDAQEELEDMKRQSESSSKLEEDKDKKISEMSKEVTKLKEALNSLSQLSYSASSSKRQSQQLEALQQQVKQLQNQLAECKKHHQEVISVYRMHLLYAVQGQMDEDVQKVLKQILTMCKNQSQKK; encoded by the exons ATGAATGCATCCGGAAGCTCCTTCAG tCTAAATGCCCAGCCGAAAGCGTTGACAGTTCTGGGAAAACAGCTTTACATTATGCAG GATGGGAATATACCACTGCTGCTTGCAGTACAAAATGGCCACAGTGAGGTCTGTCGCTTTCTCCTGGACCACGGAGCAGATGTAAATTCCAGGGACAAAAATGGAAG aaCTGCTCTCATGCTGGCTTGTGAGATCAGCAGCTCTAATATCGTGGAAGCCTTAATTAAAAAGGGTGCAGACCTAAACCTTGTAGATTCTCTTGGACACAATGCCTTACATTATTCCAAACTCTCAGAAAATGCAGGAATTCAAAGCCTTCTATTATCAAAAATCTCTCAGGATTCTG ATTTAAAGACACCAACAAAACCAAAGCAG CATGATCAAGTCTCTAAACTAAGCTCAGAAAGAAGTGGAACTCCAAAAAAACGCAAAGCTCCACCACCTCCTATCAGTCCTACCCAG ttGAGTGATGTGTCTTCCCCAAGATCAATAACTTCAACACCACTTTCGGGAAAAGAATCCGTGTTTTTTGCCGAACCACCCTTCAAG CAGGCTGAGATCAGTTCTATACGGGAAAACAAAGACAGACTAAGTGACAGCACTACAG GTGCTGATAGCTTATTGGATATAAGTTCTGAAGCTGACCAACAAGATCTTCTTGTCCTGTTGCAAGCGAAAGTCGCTTCTCTTACCTTACACAATAAGGAATTACAGGATAAATTACAG GCCAAGTCACCcaaggaggcagaagcagacctGAGCTTTGAATCCTACCATTCCACTCAAACTGACTTGGTTCCACCCCTGGGCAAACCTAGTGACACCTCTCCCCCAGACTCCAAATCCTCTCCACCCGTCTTACCACATTCCTCGAGTAAATCCACTTGCGACAGCGATGGCCGAATTCAGCAACTACAAGAGATTTTGCAAGACCTGCAGAAGAGACTTGAGAGCTCTGAAGTGGAGAAGCAGCAGCTCCGGGCCGAGCTCCAGTCCAGAAGGGCTGAATCGGTGTGCGTAAACAGTGCGGAGATTTCTGAGAACGGCTCCGACCTCAgccagaaactgaaagaaactCAGAGCAAGTACGAGGAGGCAATGAAAGAAGTCCTCAATGTGCAGAAGCAAATGAAACTGGGCCTCGTCTCGCCCGAAAGCGTGGACAGTTATTCGCGTCTCCAAGAGCTAAGGATCACCGAGGAGGAAATAGATGTGCTAAAGCAGGACCTCCAGAATGCAGtggaagaaagtgaaagaaataaagagaaggtGAGGGAGTTAGAAGAAAAACttgtagagagggagaaaggtatGGTCATCAAGCCTCCCGTGGAAGAATATGAGGAAATGAAAAGTTCGTATTGCTCTGTTATTGAGAACATGAATAAGGAGAAAGCATTTTTGTTTGAGAAGTACCAAGAGGCCCAAGAAGAAATCATGAAATTAAAAGATGCCCTAAAGAGTCAGGCGACCCAGGAGGCTGGGGACGAAGCCGGGGACATGAAAGAGGCCATGAACAGGATGATAGATGAACTCAACAAACAGGTGAGCGAGCTGTCCCAGCTGTACAAAGAAGCCCAGGCGGAGCTGGAGGATTACAGGAAGAGGAAATCTCTCGAAGACGTAACAGCTGACTATATCCATAAAGCGGAGCATGAGAAACTGCTGCAAGTGACAAACGTATCCAGAGCTAAGGCAGAAGAGGCCCTGTCCGAAATGAAGTCTCAGTACTCAAAGGTGTTGCATGAGTTGACCCAGCTCAAACAGCTGGTGGATGCCCAGAAAGAGAACTCTGTCTCCATCACAGAACATTTGCAAGTGATAACCACGCTGCGGGCTACCGCCaaagagatggaggaaaaaataagcagTCTCAAAGAGCACCTTGCAAGCAAGGAAGGAGAAGTGGCAAGGCTGGAGAAACAGCTCCTAGAAGAGAAGGCCGCTATGACGGACGCCATGGTGCCCAGGTCTGCCTACGCAAAGCTCCAGTCATCGTTAGAAGGTGAGATGAGTGTGTTGGCCTCAAAATTGAAGGATTcggtaaaagagaaagagaaggcccATTCAGAGCTTACCCAGATAAGAAGTGAGGTGTcacaaatgaaaagggaaaaggagaataTTCAGGCTCTCTTAAAGGCCAAAGAGCAGGAAGCAAATGAACTTCGTCAACAATTCCAGGATGCTCAGGAAGAACtggaagacatgaagagacagtCGGAGAGCTCTTCCAAACTGGAGGAGGATAAAGACAAGAAG ATCAGTGAGATGTCGAAGGAAGTCACCAAGTTGAAGGAGGCCCTAAACAGCCTCTCACAGCTCTCGTACTCCGCGAGCTCATCCAAGAGGCAGAGTCAGCAGCTGGAAGCGCTGCAGCAGCAGGTCAAACAGCTCCAGAACCAGCTGGCT